The genomic window GAGTTAATCTCACCTGCTTCCTGCTGGGATGCTCAGTATCTCTTTTATGTGCTTGATATGGTTCATTACTGTTGGTTAGCTGTTTGTAAAAAGGTTAACAGGTTATCATATCAACACGCCTGAGTCAGCAACACGGCAGCTAGCATGCAGTCATGCTAGTTATCTACATTAGCATTAATCGAATGTAAAGAAGGCATTATTACCTAGGTATGTTTAAAATTAGCGAGAGTTATATCTAtaccaaatgtgtgtgtatacacaatACGTGTAGTCATTCCACTCGTGGCTGGgaattaaatgataaataatctTAAAAACGTACTCACAGTTTAAGTAAACAACcagcaaacatttaaatctaCCGCCATTTGTCAGGTGTCCAGAGCGAAGACGAAGGTTACTAGGCTGCATTCAGGTACCGTCGAAAAAGTTACAACTACGACTTGATAGCACCAAAAGAAAATTAAACTCCTCTGATTTGTTTTGGGCGTAgactgtgtttttcaaactgaTTATTTGTGTATTCTGAAGTGTTATAAACACTTGATTAATGTAGACGCAACGTTTAAATTTAATAAGCTATTTGCTGGTTTAAATAGGAATACATCTGATTATCCTCATGTTCTTTGAATGCACGATGACACACCAGGCGTTGAACAGGTTTCGGAATTAAAATTATAAATACAATAGCTGCCCTGCCTTGTTGAGGGGAATAAGTCTTGTTTAAGGaactttttatttcatcctctttttttttcgccaacatttcaaaataaaacaaccatATTTCTGGGTGCACGTTTGAAAGCACAGTTTtgacttggaaaaaaaaacgcaaATACTCACAGCTATGTTTTAGAGATGTAATAATTGGAGTTTCtataaataataagaataagttCTTATTCAGAACTTTTATTGAACTCTCTTTATACAGTTGCTCAAAGTCAAGTTACTTGGTCTCAAAAAGAACTGcgaggattttattttttttctccattttccccAGTTTCCCCATTCAAAAAATTACTCGGAGAAACGGCGcgctcacttttttttattttgaaaatcggATTTCGATGTCTTTACAATTTAGCTTGATGCATTGATAGCAGATAGCTTTACCGCCTTCACACATATTTTATGTTCTTGGAGCTCCAGAACATGTTGTTAATCTAAGTGTAACTATATTAAGTATACTGACAGTGCACTAGTGTTGTTCTTGCCAGCAAATGCATTAGGTGATATTTGTGTCCCCACAAGAAAGAACAACAATCTTGTTAAAGAagaaacttttacttttttactttaacttgagtaaatttttagaccagtactttgtCTTGCACTCAGGTAAAACATTATCAAAAATAATGGTACTTTAActtgaataaaatgtttcagtactctttccacctctgcagtCAACTACAACAAAATGCTAAAGTTACCAAAAAGGCCAACCACAAATATATTTAATAGATAtgtgaataaaacatcaaaaaggTGTAACAACTAGGACACAGCAACCTGCAGTATTTATggagcattttattttgaaaatcataCCCGGATGTGCATATACTAAATGAGATATCAGTGATCTGCAGGATTATAATCTGTGTTTGGGCTGCATCAGTGCGTCCATGACAAATCAGCCAACACATACCAGTGACTGTGGGTCGATAAATCTGTGGAGGACGGGACCTGACGTAGACTGAGCCTCATTCAGAGGAGTTTGTTCAGGCCAaacgcctgctgctgctggtttgtcTCCGTGAGTTaactttttgtgtttctgcGCTCGcgagcgtgtgcgtgtgtgcccagtctgtggttgtgtgtaCGCGGAGCCGATAATGTACGGGAGATTTAGACAGATTAAGCAAATCTATCACTCGATGACAGGGTTATTTTAGCGCCGCTCCATTTATTCACTGTGGAACTTCCTGGTGACAGGTGCTAACTGCTAGCTAAACATCTCCTTTACTGTTGTGTTATGGTTTTGTCTCCTCACTGAGGTTCGACGCTCATGTCAAAGATGCGCCTTCAAAAAAAAGTGACGTTAACACACCTAGagcacaaaaatgtgttcataaaaaattAAGATATAAAAATTGtagataattttttttcatgatgcACCTTAATTTTATGGATTTATGGactacatgaaaacacaatgaattaattattttcaatatacttcATGCAAATTGGATTCTTTTTGGTTTGGTTATTGTAGCCTGGTATATGTGAAAGATTATCagatatatttgtttatatcaGGGGTGTCAGATTTCTGGGGGCCAATGTTACCCCAGAACTTCTTTtatttaacagtaacatttacattagagctgaaacaattactcttATTAATCGTCAACTAATTTGATAATCtgtgaatcggtttgaagcttttttcatgattaaaacaagatttctgattgtttcagctattttctggtttctttgctccatgttacaaataaatgattaaaaactgaGTAAtactggtttgtggacaaaacatttgagaaaatcatcatttccaggtttgacaaacactgatcaacattttttaacgttatctgacattttatggaccaaacaattacttgattaatcgattatgaaatcCTTCGTTGCTTCGTtacaatttctttctttcttatcggagtcaaataacataataggACATGAGTGcatatatctgtctgtctggtggGTAGAAAGGTTTTCGAACCCTGGCcataaatacattataaaaccaaagctgtgGGCTGTAGAAAATCTCACCGGGacagactttggacatgcctggtttatatgcatttttttgtttgtttttttgcaatgtcatatttcataaaatactcACGTCAACACATCTAGAGAACCAAagtgtgttcataaaaaagtgAAGATATAAACATCAGTCCTAGTCATACATATCAAACATTAATGACATTTATAAAGTTTTTGACCCATAATTTGCCACATTTTGTTGTGATGCATCAAAAATGGTGATTCGAATGGGTTTcaattagggatgggaatcgatATTGGTCCgacactggtcaaaatcacctGTCCACAGCTGTCTCAGGGCTTCTGAGGAAGTAAAAGGACAGATCTTATCATTTGTTATCACAACAGTCACTTTGTGATTATTACCGAAGAAGTCTTCTAAGGGGCTGTGTCTAAGAAATGTATTCtattaaatcataaaaacaccatgatgtgtcatcagTGATTAAGGAAACCTGCTAAATTCAAATACTGGTTTCACTTACCGCAATGGAACAGCTTACAGTATTTGGACTGGGTTGCAGTGCACGTTATAAACTCTAGTTGCATGTTTGACCAGTCAAAATCTTGTCTTTTACGTGGGATAAACAGCTGAAGTTATAATATGTATCCTACTGTGTGTTTAGTCAAAGTAATTGAAAGTCTTGTTTTATCTCCAGGGGCTGGAACATGGCTCTGTCATTCCTTCTGGTTTTGGCTGCCACCGTGATCCTCATCAGACCTGAGACGCCTGTAACTAAGGTAAGACACATGATTCACATGTTACTCAAAGGCAAAGGTGTGCGTCGTCTTCGGGTCACACTGATTCATGCTGCTCTGTTCACAGGCCTTACATCAGAACTCAGTGGAGTGCTGTGGCGATAAAGTGAAAGTGAACAATTCGTGTTCGAACGACACTCACTGTGAACCAGGTAAACTGGATGTTTTTGGTAACTTGCCACCGTTGGAGAGCCGAGGATGTTTGTAATATGCAGAAAGTCACAAAGAGCTACCTAGTGGTTTCACTATTCATAAACATTTTCTGATTCTTCAGGCTGTTTTGTGCGCGTCCTCGAGAACAGCAACACTGTGTGCATATTCTGTGACTCGGCGTCCGTGGACCTGGAGAATATCACAGTCTGCACCTACAGTAAGAACTCTTGCCGTTTCAGATAAATGAAAATCTTACTGTTTTGGGGAGTTGTGGTCTCTTTAATTTGCACTTTTCTGTCCGTGTTATAGACTACACAGTGGAGCGGAAGAATCACACCACTGTAACCACTGTCATTCCTAAAATTGGTAAGATATATCGACAGTCATTAAGTGATCAAGTGTTATTTAAGCGTTATTTTTGAGGTGTATAACATTTCTTAACTGTGATTGTGTCTGCGTCAATTTGAAAAAGTATGACAATTAGATTTTCAATGAAGTGGTTAACTTGAAATGCAAGAGAAACGGAACAAAATACAGCTGATGAGTGAGTGTCTGCAGCACTCAGTAACTCAGGTTTTTCCTCACACTCTGTTCCCTGTTTTATCTTTATTGTATTTGAACAGGAGGGCCAGGAGTGGCAGCCTCTCTGCTTCTGGGAACACTGTTGATCAGCCTGTTCCTGATCCTGTCTGTCGCCTCCTTCTTCTACCTCAAACGCTCCAACCGACTCCCAGGCATCTTCTACCGCCGCAACAAAGGTAGACGCTGGAACATGACCTTAAAGTATGGCCATCTAACCTTAAAACGTATATAATGcagcatgtttacatgcacagattAATCAAACTAcggccttagtctgactaagacaggcaatcggacaacttgccgagtcagagtatacatgtggaggagaaaatgtatttattggccgtgtacgtacgtctgactccgcctccgtaggtggcgctgtatctctatAAACtggtgcgtattgaatcagtttccggTTGACCTTTATGTTACAGAAAAGCAAGagtacacatgcaggagtaatcagccTATGAATCGCAACGTCCAagtgtgttagtccgactaataCTAgcctgattttagtcagactaacatgtttacatgacattaagaaaaccgaattattgtcttttaaaacaaaacgtAAACGAGTGTTATTGCGTTGCCTTTGTGATATTTTGTTAATTATTCTCAAAtgtaacttgtgtgtgtgtgtgtgtttttacagcctTCATTTTCCAACCAAGCGAGACAGTAAGTTCCTTTTTATTGTTTGcacatcactcatcacacactATAGCACTGTAGAGACTTGTGTCAATCTGTTATTGTAACCTCAGCAATGTTTCCCAGCATTACAAAGACATTATTTACAACTGGTTGTGCCTTCAGGGATACTTAAactcctttttctcctcctaGGCTGTCATGATTCCCTCCTCATCAGGTAAGATGACTACACTCTCTGATCTTGTCAAACAAGTTATACTGTTTGGTTGTTGAGTAATGCAAACCAGACAAAACCTCACCTGGGACTATTGAGCAATGCTGGTGAGACGGTCTCGCAAGTCACAAATCGTGATCACGGGTGTAAGATCTGTTCTTGAAATCACAAAACATGATAAATCATAGCCGGGAAGATGCTTTGACCCCTTCCACTTCTAGTTGTTCTCACTGATTACGacatttttcttgtgtttgtgtctttctcttGAAGCGAGAAAAACAAGATATGTCAGAAGGGAGCGCCCCTCTGCAAAATCAACAGAGAACAGTGGCACGATACCAACGACGGCCACCACTCTTAACGTGTAGGAGGGGgaacggcggcggcggcggcggcggtgttGGTGCAGGTTACAGAGAAAGCTCAGGAAGGATGTTAGATTTTCTTTTACCAAGTGTGTGGGAAAGAAAATTTGCCAAATTTAAGTAACTGCTGGCAGAGCGTCTTACTGACGTGACCTTTTGACTTTGCCATATTTTCCTTGAAATGAAGCAGATGCAGAAActgaaactgttaaaaaaaaaaaaagtagattcAATAGTTCCTCAAACGTTTAGACAACGCAGTTGGGTTTTTATTTGCCGCCCAGTCATGCAGCGCTGTCGTAACACTCCATCACTCACGTCTTCGATCATAAGTCACTGCAAAATATGTCTCTTTGATGTATAATTTAACAGCCAAGAGGTAGCAGTGAAGTTTGAAACGTTCCTCAGGCCCTCATGAAAACTATGACTCTGGGTCTGGTAGCCACTTAGCTTATAGCATTAAGACTGCAAACTACTACAGCTCACAAGAAACAAGTCATTtctatgtaaaataaacattttaccaTCTTACAAGGAATTATGTGACAAACTCATTTACTAAACAATCATACAgtgtagtttttaaaatgtgagctTTTAGAGGTGCAAGAAAAGGCAGGGGAATAGTCGTTTTCCCCTTATTTTCAGTCAGTATGCTAAGCTAATGTCACGTGGCTGAGCACCATTTTTAACTCTCATCATGGCTTTCCTCTTGGTTTAAATGGTTTGTAGAAATGTGAGCTTTTTTTTGcagagcagccattttgtcaggTGTTTCTTATCACATTAACGACGACTctgtttaagtcttttttttaaggatttaaaccagtttctctgatttttcagcttcttaaatgtgaatattttcggaTTTTTCTTGCttcaaactgagtcattttagtttgtggacaaaacaaggcgtttgagaacatcattattatcaagTTTCAGAAAGaattatcaacattttatggacgaGAAAATAATCGCCAGATTAagggttatgaaaataataataattcactcTGAAAGTGAGCAAgataaatggaactcagccatgattcattgtgttttcctgctgtcacctttcaaaatggctgctgtttaGACTCATGTAGTCAGTGACTAGGTTAAACAACAGTGACTAAGTAACATTTGAATTggatgattgtttttttttttcatttcaaatacttccgatttatttttttatttccatttgtttatatttatttgcgTTTTGTACCAGTGCACTGAATTTTAAGCCAACAGAATAAATTGTGTCTCTAATAGATTTATTTAGAATTCCTCTGGTGGACCAGGAACATTATTGTAGCTGCTGTATTGAACGACTGTATGATtgactttgtatttttttatcgTATTTACTATTTTTGTGAGCTCAAGCAAAGTGAATGTATTTCACATAATAATAACCCGTGTAACAACTCGCGCATCGCAAATTATAttgcattatttattacattacatagcataaaaatctatttgttttaatgagatcctattaaaaatacagaaaaagatAAGTTTAACTCCTTTAATCCTTTAAATTGACACTTTATTTGTCCAATGTCATCCACAAATGTTAGACCTTCCATTAAATGGGTCTGAGATTGTTTAGTTGTATAAGTGGCgacatgttttttgttgcacTGTGAATATTACTTGACTACTGTTACCTTTTGCCAAAAGAAAGTGGCTTGTACTGTGTGCCATTACTGTGATTTCTGTGCCATTACTGAGCTTTAAATGCAGCGAAAAGGGAACATTTAGTCATGACGTGATGAATAATCAGGTGTTTAAATTATATCCAGTGGCCTTTACTGTGCACAATTTGAATCCAAGGCTAGTTATCCAAGATTTATTTGCTGcatggtattttattttatatagatATGTTTT from Solea senegalensis isolate Sse05_10M linkage group LG4, IFAPA_SoseM_1, whole genome shotgun sequence includes these protein-coding regions:
- the lg4h1orf159 gene encoding uncharacterized protein C1orf159 homolog codes for the protein MALSFLLVLAATVILIRPETPVTKALHQNSVECCGDKVKVNNSCSNDTHCEPGCFVRVLENSNTVCIFCDSASVDLENITVCTYNYTVERKNHTTVTTVIPKIGGPGVAASLLLGTLLISLFLILSVASFFYLKRSNRLPGIFYRRNKAFIFQPSETAVMIPSSSARKTRYVRRERPSAKSTENSGTIPTTATTLNV